A single window of Providencia alcalifaciens DNA harbors:
- a CDS encoding ABC transporter ATP-binding protein: protein MSYVIAENLTKSFGPNQVFSDIQFTIEQGEFITLLGPSGCGKSTLLRCIAGLEQPDSGELYINRQNITQQPAQQRGVGMVFQSYALFPNMTVAENIAFGLKMRKMPAAECDKAVAEVIEMVELQGKEHQYPHQLSGGQRQRVALARALVMKPQILLLDEPLSALDARIRKHLRQQIREIQRELKLTTIFVTHDQDEAMIMSDRIFLMNKGSIIQSDTAENIYTQPATEFVARFMGHYNLVDAEKANGMLGVNLQGTLAIRPESIYVREMGRQYGNHISAPVDAVILDHQLLGNIIRYSVNTPAGDMTVDLLNRSSERLFEPGTRLELMFNKNEIRALS, encoded by the coding sequence ATGAGCTACGTTATTGCTGAAAACCTAACAAAATCCTTTGGTCCGAACCAAGTATTCTCCGATATCCAGTTTACGATTGAGCAAGGGGAATTTATTACTCTACTGGGGCCAAGCGGCTGTGGGAAATCCACTTTACTGCGCTGTATCGCTGGGCTTGAGCAACCTGACAGCGGGGAGCTGTATATCAACCGCCAGAATATCACCCAACAACCAGCTCAACAGCGCGGCGTGGGCATGGTATTTCAAAGCTACGCCTTATTCCCAAATATGACCGTGGCTGAAAACATCGCGTTTGGGTTGAAAATGCGCAAGATGCCCGCCGCTGAGTGTGATAAAGCTGTGGCAGAAGTCATTGAGATGGTGGAATTACAAGGCAAAGAGCACCAATACCCGCACCAGCTTTCGGGTGGTCAGCGCCAGCGTGTCGCCCTTGCCCGTGCATTGGTGATGAAGCCGCAAATTTTACTTCTCGATGAGCCGTTATCCGCCCTTGATGCCCGTATTCGTAAGCACTTACGCCAGCAAATTCGTGAAATCCAGCGAGAGCTGAAGCTCACCACCATTTTCGTCACCCACGACCAAGACGAAGCGATGATTATGTCTGACCGCATCTTCTTAATGAACAAAGGCTCGATTATCCAAAGTGATACCGCGGAAAATATCTATACTCAGCCTGCCACTGAATTTGTGGCTCGATTTATGGGGCATTACAATCTGGTGGACGCTGAAAAAGCCAATGGGATGCTAGGCGTCAATTTACAAGGCACCCTCGCCATTCGCCCAGAATCTATTTATGTTCGTGAGATGGGACGCCAGTATGGCAACCATATTTCAGCGCCAGTGGATGCCGTGATCCTTGACCACCAGCTTTTAGGGAATATCATTCGCTATAGCGTAAACACGCCTGCGGGGGATATGACCGTAGACTTGCTCAACCGCTCATCCGAACGTTTATTTGAGCCGGGCACACGCCTTGAGTTAATGTTTAATAAAAATGAAATTCGTGCTCTAAGCTAG
- a CDS encoding ABC transporter permease has protein sequence MLNPNIRRSKAPSLLFHKIVLGTVAAILALPIIATFIYSISSSWGATIMPDALSIKWYLQLWQDPRFLMAFGRSLLICFGTLLISVLVILPMTFAVFYRFPKLKGLMDLLIILPFAIPPVVSSVGLLQIFADEPFMLVGTPWILIGTYFTITLPFMYRALANSFQGINLHDLMDAAHLLGASTFKAFLMIVLPNIRKGLLVSLLISFSFLMGEFVFANILVGTRFETLQIYLFNMRQTSGHFTSALVMSYFLFTLLLTWLATRLNREGNER, from the coding sequence ATGCTAAATCCTAATATTCGTCGCTCAAAAGCCCCGAGTTTACTGTTTCATAAAATAGTTCTCGGCACCGTTGCCGCTATCCTTGCACTGCCAATTATCGCCACCTTTATTTACTCCATTTCGAGCTCATGGGGCGCGACGATTATGCCTGATGCCCTATCCATCAAATGGTATCTGCAACTGTGGCAAGATCCGCGCTTTTTGATGGCATTTGGACGATCATTATTGATCTGCTTTGGCACATTACTGATCAGCGTACTGGTCATTTTGCCAATGACTTTTGCCGTTTTTTACCGCTTTCCAAAGCTCAAAGGGTTGATGGATTTATTGATTATTCTCCCCTTTGCGATCCCACCTGTGGTTTCTTCAGTCGGTTTACTGCAAATCTTTGCGGATGAGCCATTTATGCTGGTCGGTACTCCGTGGATCTTAATTGGCACCTACTTCACTATCACATTGCCGTTTATGTACCGCGCACTGGCGAACAGCTTTCAAGGGATCAATCTGCATGACTTAATGGATGCCGCTCACTTACTCGGTGCCAGCACCTTTAAAGCTTTTTTAATGATAGTGCTGCCAAATATCCGTAAAGGATTGTTGGTCTCCTTACTAATTTCCTTCTCATTCTTAATGGGAGAATTCGTATTCGCCAATATCTTAGTGGGAACCCGCTTCGAAACCTTGCAGATCTATCTATTTAATATGCGTCAAACTAGCGGACACTTTACCTCTGCGCTAGTGATGTCTTACTTCCTATTTACGTTGCTGCTGACTTGGTTAGCAACGCGCTTGAATCGTGAGGGAAATGAACGATGA
- a CDS encoding ABC transporter permease has protein sequence MADIPADCAQPHPKTEGTIMTKKPFVRFHWRAALLIVPFIVLFCLFQIAPMIWVLFNSFVYEEAWSFENYVEIFTNDFYLQAFQNTLWLSLICSVVGLLIACVTAFSIYKMQGKVRNFMISFTTMASNFSGVPLAFAFIIILGFNGAITLQLKAWGWIDDFNIYSASGLMLLYIYFQIPLGILLLYPAFDALKPEWEDAAKTMGASKLTYWLKVGIPVISPALLGTFIILVANAVGAYASTYALTSGNYNLVTIRIASLVSGDLFLEPNMAAALSVALIAILGFITAIHHWLLKRSYHAKS, from the coding sequence ATGGCTGACATTCCCGCCGACTGCGCACAGCCCCATCCAAAAACGGAGGGCACCATAATGACTAAAAAACCATTTGTGCGTTTTCACTGGCGCGCCGCACTGTTAATCGTGCCGTTTATTGTGCTGTTTTGCCTGTTTCAAATCGCCCCGATGATATGGGTGCTCTTCAACAGTTTTGTCTACGAAGAAGCGTGGTCTTTTGAGAATTACGTCGAGATCTTCACCAACGATTTCTATCTGCAAGCGTTTCAAAACACCCTATGGCTATCGCTCATTTGTAGCGTGGTTGGTTTGCTGATCGCCTGCGTAACGGCATTCTCTATTTATAAGATGCAAGGCAAAGTACGCAATTTCATGATTTCGTTTACCACCATGGCAAGCAACTTCAGCGGCGTGCCATTAGCTTTCGCCTTTATTATTATCTTAGGTTTTAACGGGGCAATTACCCTACAACTTAAAGCGTGGGGGTGGATTGATGATTTTAATATTTATAGCGCCAGTGGCTTGATGCTGCTCTATATCTACTTCCAAATCCCACTCGGTATTTTACTGCTTTATCCTGCATTCGATGCGCTCAAACCTGAATGGGAAGATGCGGCAAAAACCATGGGTGCCAGCAAATTAACTTATTGGCTGAAAGTGGGCATTCCAGTCATTTCCCCTGCACTGTTAGGCACATTTATTATCTTGGTTGCCAATGCTGTTGGCGCTTATGCCAGTACTTATGCGCTCACCAGTGGAAACTACAACTTAGTGACGATCCGCATTGCCAGCCTTGTCTCTGGCGACCTGTTCTTAGAGCCAAATATGGCAGCCGCGCTGTCCGTGGCGCTGATTGCGATCCTCGGGTTTATCACCGCCATCCACCACTGGCTATTAAAGCGGAGCTACCATGCTAAATCCTAA
- a CDS encoding alkaline phosphatase family protein gives MSEKVILVVLDGLSYSVAHQCMGYLNGLIKADRATLYKMECELPSMSRPLYECILTGIPPVQSGIVNNDVVRLSHFESLFSLAHQAGKTTAAAAYYWVSELYNRAPFEANRDRFTHDKQLPIQHGCFYQADHYPDDHLFMDAEYLRTQHDPDFLLIHPMNIDDTGHKFGFDSPQYRNATRKADIYLSNYLPMWIEQGYQIIITSDHGMNNDRSHGGILPEECTVPLFTIGSAFSHRPDVPMEQTAICGTVCQLLDVPHPNKTVCDDLLAEVTHG, from the coding sequence ATGTCTGAAAAAGTCATACTTGTTGTTCTTGACGGTTTAAGTTATTCAGTAGCCCATCAATGTATGGGCTATCTCAATGGTCTTATCAAAGCCGATAGAGCAACACTTTATAAAATGGAGTGTGAGCTCCCATCCATGTCTCGCCCACTGTACGAATGCATTTTGACGGGCATTCCTCCGGTTCAAAGTGGCATCGTCAATAACGATGTGGTGCGACTTTCTCACTTCGAGAGCCTCTTTTCACTGGCTCACCAAGCCGGAAAAACGACAGCAGCGGCAGCATACTATTGGGTCAGTGAGCTGTATAACCGCGCGCCATTCGAGGCGAACCGTGACCGATTTACCCATGATAAACAGTTACCTATTCAGCATGGCTGCTTTTACCAAGCAGACCACTACCCTGATGACCACTTGTTTATGGATGCGGAATATCTACGCACCCAGCACGATCCCGATTTTTTGCTGATCCACCCCATGAATATCGATGATACGGGGCATAAGTTTGGTTTTGATTCTCCCCAGTATCGCAATGCGACCCGTAAAGCCGACATTTATTTATCCAACTATCTACCAATGTGGATAGAACAAGGCTACCAAATCATCATCACCAGCGATCACGGCATGAATAACGACCGTAGCCACGGCGGAATTTTACCGGAGGAGTGTACGGTTCCGCTGTTTACTATCGGGAGCGCATTCTCTCATCGCCCAGACGTTCCGATGGAACAAACGGCGATTTGTGGCACCGTTTGCCAGCTACTTGATGTTCCCCATCCAAACAAAACTGTTTGTGATGACTTACTCGCCGAGGTTACTCATGGCTGA
- a CDS encoding ABC transporter substrate-binding protein, whose product MKAIVPAILLSLSASQMAFAADSDLTQLIEAAKKEGQVYSVGMPDTWANWKGTWQDLSTEYGLKHQDTDMSSAQEIAKFAAEKNNATADIGDVGASFGPVAVQKGVTQPYKPTTWSQVPDWAKDKDGHWALAYTGTIAFMINKDLVKDTPKSWDDLLKGKYKVTVGDVGIAAQANNAVLAAAFARGGDENNLTPAIEFFGELAKQKRLSVNDPTVANIEKGEVEVGILWDFNALNYRDQINRDRFIVVIPSDGSVISGYTTIINKFAKNPNAAKLAREFIFSDKGQINLAEGYARPIRAQYLTLPADIQAKLLPDDQYKNVHPIKDAQGWEKSSRNLPKMWQQQVLIHQQ is encoded by the coding sequence ATGAAAGCTATCGTACCTGCAATTTTACTGTCACTCAGCGCTTCTCAAATGGCATTTGCGGCTGACAGCGATTTAACCCAACTTATCGAAGCTGCAAAGAAAGAAGGCCAAGTTTATAGCGTCGGGATGCCTGACACATGGGCGAACTGGAAAGGCACATGGCAGGATTTATCGACAGAATACGGTTTAAAGCATCAAGATACAGACATGAGCTCTGCACAGGAAATTGCAAAATTTGCTGCTGAAAAAAATAACGCCACCGCAGATATCGGTGATGTCGGCGCGTCATTTGGCCCTGTTGCTGTGCAAAAAGGCGTGACTCAGCCGTACAAACCGACCACTTGGTCACAAGTGCCTGATTGGGCAAAAGATAAAGACGGTCACTGGGCGTTGGCTTACACCGGTACTATCGCGTTTATGATCAATAAAGACTTAGTCAAAGACACACCAAAAAGCTGGGATGATTTACTTAAAGGAAAATACAAAGTCACCGTTGGGGATGTCGGTATTGCCGCACAAGCCAACAACGCCGTACTGGCTGCCGCCTTTGCCCGTGGTGGTGATGAAAATAACCTAACGCCTGCCATTGAATTCTTTGGTGAATTAGCGAAACAGAAACGTTTATCCGTCAATGACCCAACTGTTGCCAACATCGAAAAAGGTGAAGTGGAAGTGGGCATTTTGTGGGACTTCAACGCACTGAACTACCGTGACCAAATCAACCGTGACCGCTTTATCGTGGTTATCCCATCCGATGGCAGCGTTATCTCCGGTTACACCACCATCATCAATAAATTCGCCAAGAACCCAAATGCTGCGAAATTAGCCCGTGAGTTTATCTTCAGTGATAAAGGTCAAATTAACCTTGCAGAAGGTTATGCGCGCCCGATTCGTGCTCAATACCTGACACTGCCTGCGGATATCCAAGCCAAATTACTGCCAGATGACCAATACAAAAATGTCCACCCGATTAAAGATGCGCAAGGCTGGGAAAAGTCATCACGCAACTTACCAAAAATGTGGCAGCAGCAAGTATTAATTCACCAGCAATAA
- the nudC gene encoding NAD(+) diphosphatase — MNKHTLAGTESGWWFVCFAGRLWLPQGDVPKGAAQQFGLTGKLATPIGEWQGEIVWLIAEKMPSDMASPRVVASQDEGLFRLAGRGVQLAEFYRSHRYCGYCGTAMRHSSTEWACLCDHCHERYYPQIAPCIIVGIRRDDHILLAQHRRHSQNPLFTVLAGFVEVGETLEEAVAREVMEESHIKVRNIRYVSSQPWPFPHSLMMGFLADYDSGDIQVDPKELVSANWYHYNSLPLIPPGDTIARRLIEDSVVLCRQFDEDNH; from the coding sequence ATGAATAAACACACATTAGCAGGAACCGAAAGCGGCTGGTGGTTTGTCTGCTTTGCGGGGCGGTTGTGGTTGCCCCAAGGTGATGTACCTAAAGGTGCTGCACAGCAGTTTGGATTAACGGGAAAACTAGCAACTCCGATCGGTGAGTGGCAAGGGGAAATTGTCTGGCTGATTGCTGAAAAAATGCCATCAGATATGGCTTCGCCTCGCGTGGTCGCTTCTCAAGATGAAGGCCTCTTTCGTTTAGCAGGACGGGGCGTTCAACTCGCGGAATTTTATCGCTCGCACCGCTACTGTGGCTATTGTGGAACGGCGATGCGCCACAGTTCAACGGAATGGGCATGTCTGTGCGACCACTGCCATGAGCGTTATTATCCACAAATTGCCCCTTGCATTATCGTTGGTATTCGCCGCGATGATCATATTTTGCTAGCACAGCATCGTCGCCATTCACAAAATCCGCTGTTCACGGTGCTGGCAGGGTTTGTGGAAGTGGGGGAAACCTTAGAAGAGGCAGTGGCTCGCGAAGTGATGGAAGAGAGCCATATAAAAGTGCGTAATATTCGTTATGTCTCTTCCCAGCCTTGGCCATTTCCGCACTCGCTGATGATGGGCTTTTTAGCTGATTATGATAGTGGGGATATTCAAGTGGATCCTAAAGAGTTAGTGAGCGCTAACTGGTATCACTATAATTCCCTGCCGCTGATCCCGCCGGGAGACACGATTGCTCGGCGATTAATTGAAGATAGTGTGGTGCTATGTCGTCAATTTGATGAAGATAACCACTAA
- the hemE gene encoding uroporphyrinogen decarboxylase has product MTELKNDRYLRALLRQPVDVTPVWMMRQAGRYLPEYKATRAEAGDFIALCKNTELACEVTLQPLRRFPLDAAILFSDILTIPDAMGLGLYFETGEGPRFEKPIKNAADVKNIPIPDPEMELGYVMDAVRAIRKALNGDVPLIGFSGSPWTLATYMIEGGSSKAFTKIKKMMYEDPNTLHLLLDKLADSVILYLNAQVRAGAQSLMIFDTWGGVLTKRDYLEFSLRYMHKIVDGLIRENDGRRVPVTLFTKGGGQWLEEMAATGCDALGLDWTTEIADARRRVGDKVALQGNMDPSMLYAPPARIEQEVQHILAGFGQGEGHVFNLGHGIHQDVAPEHAGAFVDAVHRFSRQYHQ; this is encoded by the coding sequence ATGACTGAGTTAAAAAATGACCGCTATCTACGTGCGTTGCTACGTCAGCCTGTAGATGTAACCCCAGTATGGATGATGCGTCAAGCCGGGCGTTATCTACCAGAATACAAAGCAACCCGTGCAGAAGCTGGTGATTTTATTGCTTTGTGCAAAAATACTGAGTTAGCGTGTGAAGTCACGTTACAGCCACTTCGTCGTTTTCCATTAGACGCCGCAATTTTATTCTCTGATATTCTGACTATCCCTGATGCAATGGGACTTGGGCTTTATTTTGAAACTGGAGAAGGTCCACGTTTTGAAAAGCCAATCAAGAACGCTGCGGATGTTAAAAATATCCCTATTCCCGATCCAGAAATGGAACTGGGCTACGTGATGGATGCCGTTCGTGCCATTCGTAAAGCCTTAAATGGTGATGTACCACTGATTGGTTTCTCGGGTAGCCCGTGGACATTAGCGACCTATATGATAGAAGGCGGCAGTAGCAAAGCGTTCACTAAAATCAAAAAAATGATGTATGAAGATCCAAATACGCTGCATTTGCTGCTGGATAAGCTGGCAGATAGCGTGATTTTGTACCTGAATGCTCAAGTGCGTGCGGGTGCGCAATCTCTGATGATTTTCGATACGTGGGGCGGCGTGCTGACTAAGCGTGATTATCTGGAATTCTCCCTGCGTTACATGCACAAAATCGTCGATGGCTTAATTCGTGAAAATGACGGTCGCCGTGTACCCGTGACGTTATTCACTAAAGGTGGCGGTCAATGGTTAGAAGAGATGGCGGCAACAGGTTGTGATGCGCTAGGTTTGGATTGGACGACCGAAATTGCGGATGCGCGTCGCCGTGTTGGTGACAAAGTAGCGCTGCAAGGCAATATGGATCCTTCTATGTTATATGCACCACCTGCGCGTATTGAGCAAGAAGTGCAGCATATTTTAGCGGGCTTTGGTCAAGGTGAAGGGCATGTCTTCAATTTAGGTCATGGTATCCATCAAGATGTAGCGCCCGAACATGCGGGTGCATTTGTGGACGCTGTTCACCGTTTTTCTCGCCAATATCATCAGTAG
- the nfi gene encoding deoxyribonuclease V (cleaves DNA at apurinic or apyrimidinic sites), translating to MAIDTQQLRQQQVELAQQVILQDEFVPPRFIGGADVGFEQDGTVTRAVIVVLSWPELQLVEYQIARIPTQLPYMPGLLSFREVPGLIAAWEKIQQKPDLVLVDGQGIAHPRRFGVACHFGLLADVATIGVAKSRLCGDVVELNAEPESVEMLKAAQEQLGWVYRSKKRCNPLYLSPGHKVSFISSLEWVKRCIQGYRLPEPTRFADGIASNRTFFKRMNEKIG from the coding sequence ATGGCAATTGATACTCAGCAGTTGCGACAACAGCAGGTAGAGTTAGCTCAACAAGTCATTTTGCAAGACGAGTTTGTCCCGCCGCGTTTTATTGGTGGTGCGGATGTCGGTTTTGAGCAAGATGGCACCGTGACTCGTGCGGTGATTGTGGTGCTGTCATGGCCTGAGCTGCAATTGGTGGAGTATCAAATAGCACGGATCCCAACTCAGTTACCCTATATGCCCGGGTTGCTCTCGTTTCGTGAAGTCCCAGGGTTAATAGCTGCATGGGAAAAAATCCAACAAAAGCCTGACTTAGTGCTGGTGGATGGTCAAGGCATTGCTCACCCACGACGTTTTGGAGTGGCTTGCCATTTTGGATTGTTGGCCGATGTCGCGACGATAGGGGTAGCAAAAAGTCGTTTATGTGGTGATGTTGTCGAACTCAATGCTGAACCTGAAAGTGTCGAAATGTTGAAAGCGGCTCAAGAGCAATTAGGATGGGTTTATCGCAGTAAGAAACGCTGTAATCCTTTATATCTTTCTCCGGGTCACAAAGTCAGTTTTATTTCCTCGCTAGAGTGGGTAAAACGGTGTATTCAGGGGTATAGATTGCCAGAACCGACCCGTTTTGCTGATGGAATCGCTTCGAATCGCACATTTTTTAAGCGAATGAATGAGAAAATTGGCTAA
- a CDS encoding YjaG family protein has translation MLRNPIHLRLEKLESWQHMTFMASLCERMYPNYQMFCQQTEFADVKVYRAILDLVWETLVIKDSKVNFDNQLEKLEEIIPVADDFDIYGVYPAIDACIALGELIHAKLSGETLEHAILVSEASIRTVAMLEMTQAGREMTDEELKVVPAVEEEWDIQWDIFRLLAACEERDLELIKGLKSDLREAGVSNIGITVD, from the coding sequence ATGTTAAGAAATCCTATTCATTTGAGGTTAGAGAAACTAGAAAGCTGGCAGCATATGACCTTCATGGCATCCCTGTGCGAGAGAATGTATCCTAATTATCAAATGTTTTGCCAGCAAACTGAATTTGCTGATGTGAAGGTTTATCGTGCCATCCTTGATTTAGTTTGGGAAACCTTGGTTATCAAAGATAGCAAAGTCAATTTCGACAATCAGTTAGAGAAGTTAGAAGAAATTATTCCAGTCGCCGATGACTTCGATATATACGGTGTTTATCCCGCTATCGACGCTTGTATCGCTTTAGGTGAGCTCATTCATGCAAAACTGAGTGGTGAAACCCTTGAGCACGCAATCTTAGTCAGTGAAGCATCGATTCGTACTGTTGCTATGCTTGAAATGACTCAAGCAGGGCGTGAAATGACCGATGAAGAGCTAAAAGTGGTGCCTGCTGTGGAAGAAGAGTGGGACATTCAATGGGACATTTTCCGCTTATTAGCCGCTTGCGAAGAACGAGACTTAGAGTTAATTAAAGGATTAAAATCTGACCTCCGCGAGGCGGGTGTCAGCAATATCGGTATTACTGTCGACTAA
- a CDS encoding HU family DNA-binding protein, whose translation MNKTELVDAIAESADLTKTQAKAALEATLSAISDSLKSGEAVQLVGFGTFKVSHRAARTGRNPQTKAEIQIPATTVPAFSAGKALKDAVK comes from the coding sequence ATGAACAAGACTGAATTAGTTGATGCTATCGCAGAATCAGCAGATCTGACTAAAACTCAAGCTAAAGCAGCTTTAGAAGCAACTCTGAGCGCAATTTCAGATTCTCTGAAAAGCGGCGAAGCAGTACAACTGGTCGGTTTCGGTACTTTTAAAGTTAGCCACCGTGCAGCTCGTACCGGTCGTAACCCACAAACTAAAGCAGAAATCCAAATTCCTGCAACAACTGTACCAGCATTCTCTGCCGGTAAAGCACTGAAAGACGCTGTAAAATAA
- a CDS encoding DUF1481 domain-containing protein, which produces MWRLNDAKSQPLVLMVVYSPYKRTDTSVNFFEYRDGKLWQIRSQVLNQGDNNITEQLRFSKDNEIVFMQRAQNNIKTPLSSDEINRWRFEADRILNINTALIVGGVELHQGYWKQGKITTCNGEKRDVTFEPYAQKWLDDRAKVWTKELNLAWLESPEGTQLLMVADTNFCSWQPSKDSL; this is translated from the coding sequence ATGTGGAGACTGAATGATGCGAAGAGTCAGCCGTTGGTCTTAATGGTGGTGTATAGCCCCTATAAAAGAACCGACACCTCTGTCAATTTCTTCGAATATCGTGATGGTAAATTGTGGCAGATCCGCAGCCAAGTCCTCAATCAAGGGGATAACAACATCACTGAACAACTGCGCTTTAGTAAAGATAATGAAATTGTATTCATGCAGCGCGCGCAAAATAATATCAAAACCCCGCTTTCCTCCGATGAAATTAATCGCTGGCGCTTTGAAGCTGACCGCATCTTGAATATCAATACCGCATTGATTGTGGGTGGTGTAGAGCTACATCAAGGGTATTGGAAGCAAGGTAAAATCACGACTTGTAATGGTGAAAAGCGCGATGTTACTTTCGAACCGTATGCACAGAAATGGCTAGATGATAGAGCCAAAGTCTGGACGAAAGAGCTGAATTTGGCGTGGTTGGAGTCACCAGAGGGTACTCAGCTTTTGATGGTGGCGGATACCAACTTTTGCAGCTGGCAACCTTCTAAAGATTCGCTTTAA
- the purD gene encoding phosphoribosylamine--glycine ligase, whose translation MNILIIGGGGREHALAWKAAQSPLADKVYVAPGNAGTALEPALENVEISATDIDGLLQFAKDKQIGLTIVGPEAPLVIGVVDTFKQAGLTIFGPTQGAAQLEGSKAFTKDFLARHHIPTAAYENFTEIEPALAYLDKVGAPIVIKADGLAAGKGVIVAMTLQEAKDAVHDMLAGNAFGDAGHRIVIEEFLDGEEASFIVMVDGENVIPMATSQDHKRVGDGDTGLNTGGMGAYSPAPVVTDEVHQRVMEQVIYPTVKGMDQEGNRYQGFLYAGLMIDKAGNPKVIEFNCRFGDPETQPIMMRLQSDLVALCLAGAKGELAGKDSLWDERPALGIVVAAGGYPGDYRNGDVISGLPTSEAADSKVFHAGTKLNQAGEVITAGGRVLCVTALGNDIAKAQAKAYEVAKTINWSDSFYRNDIGYRAIARIK comes from the coding sequence ATGAATATACTGATTATTGGTGGTGGCGGTCGCGAGCACGCTTTAGCATGGAAAGCCGCACAGTCCCCATTAGCAGATAAAGTGTATGTTGCGCCGGGTAACGCAGGTACTGCGCTGGAACCTGCACTAGAAAATGTTGAAATCTCAGCAACTGACATTGATGGTTTACTGCAATTTGCCAAAGACAAGCAAATCGGTTTAACCATCGTAGGCCCTGAAGCACCGTTAGTGATTGGTGTGGTCGACACATTCAAACAGGCTGGTTTAACCATTTTTGGACCAACACAAGGTGCTGCTCAGTTAGAAGGTTCTAAAGCGTTCACCAAAGATTTCTTAGCGCGTCATCATATTCCAACGGCCGCTTATGAAAACTTTACTGAAATTGAGCCTGCTTTGGCTTATTTAGATAAAGTTGGTGCCCCAATCGTTATCAAGGCTGATGGTCTGGCTGCTGGTAAAGGCGTGATTGTTGCAATGACGCTGCAAGAAGCTAAAGATGCCGTCCATGATATGCTGGCTGGAAATGCCTTTGGCGACGCAGGTCATCGTATCGTTATCGAAGAGTTTCTCGATGGCGAAGAAGCGAGTTTCATCGTCATGGTGGATGGTGAAAATGTCATTCCAATGGCAACTAGCCAAGATCATAAACGTGTTGGCGATGGTGACACTGGGTTAAACACTGGCGGTATGGGTGCCTATTCTCCTGCGCCTGTCGTGACTGATGAAGTTCATCAGCGTGTGATGGAGCAAGTGATTTACCCGACCGTTAAAGGGATGGATCAAGAAGGGAACCGTTATCAAGGTTTCTTATATGCCGGTTTGATGATTGATAAAGCAGGCAATCCGAAAGTCATCGAATTTAACTGCCGTTTTGGTGACCCAGAAACTCAGCCAATTATGATGCGCTTACAATCTGATTTAGTTGCTCTGTGTTTAGCGGGAGCTAAAGGTGAACTCGCAGGTAAAGATTCCCTGTGGGATGAACGCCCTGCACTCGGCATCGTGGTTGCTGCAGGTGGATATCCGGGGGATTATCGCAATGGCGATGTGATTTCTGGTCTACCAACGTCAGAAGCGGCTGATAGCAAAGTGTTCCACGCAGGTACCAAGCTAAATCAAGCAGGTGAAGTCATTACTGCCGGTGGACGCGTTCTGTGTGTCACTGCATTAGGTAATGACATCGCAAAAGCCCAAGCTAAAGCATACGAAGTTGCCAAAACCATCAATTGGTCAGACAGTTTCTATCGCAACGATATCGGCTACCGCGCTATCGCCCGCATTAAGTAA